CGGATCAATCGTGGCTGTCCCTGTTAAAGATACAATCAAGAAAGCGGCCAACAGCATGGTAGCCGAAACAGTTGAGCGTTCAAGCTTGTGGGCAGTCCAGACCCCTCAGGCTTTTCGCGTTTCCGTATTGCTTGAGGCACATAACAAGGCAATGAGAGAACAATTCATCGGTACAGATGAATCAAGTCTTGTCGAACGGATCCCGCATCCGGTCAGCATCATTGAAGGGGACTATGATAATATTAAGCTGACAACACCAGAAGATTTATATTTTGCCGAAGCGATTTTGCGGAAGCGGAAAGAATCCGGTGTTTGATAAATTGTTTGTGATTTTTTTATTCTTAATCAAAGGGCCAAACCTAGAGACAGTATGCGTTTGGCAGGCAATAATAAGCGAGTTATCATACAGAAAAAAACAGGATTTTTAAAGGAGTAATTCACTATGTTTCGTATTGGACAAGGTTTTGATGTACATCAACTGACGGAGGGCAGGCCGCTGATCATTGGCGGAATCACAATTCCATATGAAAAGGGGCTTCTTGGCCACTCGGATGCCGATGTGCTTTTACATACGGTAGCTGATGCATGCCTTGGGGCAATTGGCGAAGGAGACATCGGCAGACATTTCCCGGATACTGACCCTGAATTCAAGGACGCAGATTCAGCCAAATTACTTGAACATGTGTGGAAGATTGTGAAGGAAAAAGGATACGAGCTTGTGAATATAGACTGTACGATTATCGCCCAACAACCTAAAATGGCACCGCATATTGGAGCCATGCGTGAAAGGATTGCGGGATTATTGGAAGGCACCCCTGACCAGGTGAATGTAAAGGCGACAACGACAGAAAAGCTCGGTTTCCCAGGAAGAGGAGAAGGCATTGCATCACAAGCAACAGTTTTGCTGAAGCAGGCGGACAAATAAAGTATTTTTTAAGCCACTTCCGCTTTTATATTTGAAAATGATACAATAATGGACAGCTATATTAGAGGAGGATTCACTATGTCATCAGATATCCGGGTGCGTTACGCGCCGAGTCCGACTGGACATTTACATATCGGGAATGCCCGTACAGCACTATTCAACTATCTATATGCACGGAACAGGGGCGGAAAGTTCATCATCCGCATTGAAGATACTGATAAAAAGCGCAATATCGAAGGCGGAGAGCAGAGCCAATTGAAGTACCTTCAATGGCTTGGGATCGACTGGGATGAGAGTGTCGATGTTGGCGGCGAATATGGACCTTATCGCCAGTCAGAGCGAAACCACATATATGAAAAATACAATCAGGAGCTTCTGGAAAAAGGGCATGCCTATAAGTGCTATTGCACGGAGGAAGAGCTGGAAGCTGAGCGCGAGGAGCAGTCTGCACGCAATGAGACTCCTCATTATTCAGGACGCTGCCGAAACCTTACAGCAGAACAGCAGGAGCAGTTTGAAAAAGAAGGACGCCAGCCGAGCCTCCGTTTCAAGGTGCCTGCAGGCAAGATCCTTAAGTTCGATGATATGGTAAAAGGCGACGTGAGCTTTGAATCAGATGGGATGGGTGACTATGTCATCGTTAAGAAAGATGGTACGCCAACCTATAACTATGCGGTTGTCATCGACGACCATTTGATGAAGATTTCCCACGTACTTCGCGGCGATGACCACATCTCCAATACACCGAAGCAGCTTGTGATTTATGAAGCGTTTGGCTGGGAGCCGCCGGTATTTGGCCATATGACATTGATCGTCAACGAAAGCCGCAAGAAGCTGAGCAAGCGAGACGAATCAATCATCCAGTTTATCGAGCAGTATGAAGAGCTCGGTTATTTGCCAGAAGCATTGTTCAATTTCATCACACTTCTTGGATGGTCTCCATCAGGTGAAGAAGAGATTTACTCTAAGGATGAATTTATCGAGATTTTCGATCCGGCAAGACTTTCAAAATCGCCTGCGCTCTTTGACCAGCAGAAGCTTGCGTGGATGAATAACCAATATATGAAAAAGGCTGATCTGGATCGTGTTGTCGAGCTAGCGCTGCCTCACCTTGTCAAAGCTGGAAAAGTCAGCGAGAACCGTACAGAGGAAGAGGATGCCTGGGTTCGCGGCCTCATTTCCCTCTATCATGATAAAATGAGCTTCGGAGCGGAAATCGTTGAGATGTCTGATTTATTTTTCCGCGATGAGGTAAACTATGATGAAGAAGCAAAAGAGGTCCTTGCAGGCGAGCAGGTGCCTGAGGTGCTGAACGCATTCCTTGCAGAAATTGATAAGCTTGAAGAGTTCAAGGCGGATGCAATCAAGGCAGCGGTCAAGGCAGTTCAAAAAGGAACTGGCCATAAAGGGCAAAAGCTGTTCATGCCAATCCGTGCGGCTGCCACAGGGCAAACACATGGACCAGACCTGATGCTTGCAATGGAACTGATCGGGAAAGAAAAAGTGAAGGAAAGAGTCCAGAAGCTTTTGGGCTAATAACTTTTTTAAGCTGTTTTAGTTAACAGAAATTCAAAAATGTAATATAGTAAGAGTAATTCTATATAAACAAAGTGTTGAAGAGGAAAAGTAGAAGGATGACGCTTATTAGAGAGAACCATCATCGGCTGAAAGTGGTTCAGGCCTCTCATTTTTTGAAATGCGCCTCGGAGTCCCAATGCAAAAAGGCAATCGATGCCTGAGTAGTATCGGGCGGGTCCCCCCGTTAACAGGTGAAAGTTGAGGCTATTGCTTAATGTAGCCTAAACAGAGTGGAACCGCGCATATCAAGCGTCTCTGTCGTATACGACAGGGGCGCTTTTTTATATGGTGTATTGGCAGGCGAGTTGGGTAATGTGACCGAAAAATGAAGGAACATCACTTTACGGTCACATAAATCCAAATTAGTAAGGATATTTCCCAATGTCGGCTGTAAAGGTGCTCACTAATGAGCAATAACAAAAGTGAATTTTTAAAAGAAGGAGGATTTCACCATGTTTAAGATGATGAAGGAAGACATAGAAGTTGTGTTTGATCAGGATCCTTCGGCCAGAAGCTCGCTGGAAGTGGTTTTGACCTATGCAGGGCTGCATGCGATATGGTCCCATCGCTTGGCGCATGCGTTCTATAAGCGGAAGTTTTATTTTATCGCAAGAGCCATTTCGCAAATCAGCCGCTTTTTTACCGGGGTGGAAATCCATCCGGGAGCCAAGATTGGCAGACGTTTTTTCATCGACCATGGAATGGGGGTCGTCATTGGTGAAACGTGTGAGATTGGTGATAATGTGACCGTGTTCCAGGGAGTGACCCTGGGCGGTACTGGGAAGGAAAAGGGCAAACGCCACCCAACTGTTAATGACAATGCGCTGATTGCCACTGGGGCGAAGGTTTTAGGTTCGATTACGATTGGAGAGAATTCTAAAGTAGGTGCCGGGTCGGTTGTCCTGAAGGATGTACCTCCGAATTCCACCGTTGTTGGCATCCCTGGAAAAATTGTCATCCAGGATGGGGTAAGAGTCAAGAAGGATTTCAATCACCGTGATTTGCCAGATCCTGTTGCAGATCGATGCAAAGAAATCGAAATGGAATTGGTTAAATTGAAAAGAGAACTTGATTTTGTCAAATTACAAGAAGAAATGGAAGTTGCCAAGCAAGGAAGGGGCATGGAAAATGGGAATTAAAATCTATAATACACTCACTCGGAACAAGGAAGAGTTTATCCCGCTAGAAGAGGGAAAAGTGAAAATGTATGTTTGCGGTCCTACCGTCTATAACTATATTCACATCGGAAATGCCCGTCCGGCCATCGTTTTCGATACGGTCCGCCGCTATCTTGAGTTCCGTGGTTATGATGTCCGCTTTATTTCAAATTTCACGGATGTGGATGATAAGCTGATCAAAGCTGCAAATGAGCTGGGAGTAGACGTACCGACAATCGCTCAACGCTTCATCGACGCTTATTTTGATGATGTCCACGCACTTGGCTGCAAAACAGCCGATGCTCATCCACGGGTAACGGAAACAATGGACTTAATTATCGAATTCATCAGCGCGCTGATTGAAAAAGACTTTGCCTATGAATCAGGAGGAGATGTGTACTACCGTACTAGGGAGTTCAAGGGATACGGAAAACTATCACATCAATCCATTGAAGAGCTGAAGGTTGGAGCGAGGATCCAGGTTGGGGAAAAGAAACAAGATGCGCTTGACTTTGTGCTTTGGAAATCGGCAAAAGAAGGCGAGATTTCCTGGGACAGTCCTTGGGGAAAAGGCCGTCCAGGCTGGCACATTGAGTGCTCGGCAATGGCACGCGAATACCTTGGAGATACGATCGATATCCATGCTGGCGGACAGGATTTGGCTTTCCCGCACCATGAAAACGAAATCGCCCAGTCAGAGGCATTGACAGGAAAGACGTTTGCCCGCTACTGGATGCATAATGGATACATCAATATTGATAATGAAAAGATGTCCAAGTCACTTGGCAATTTTGTCACAGTTCATGACATCATCAAACAGCATGATCCGCAGGTGTTAAGATTTTTCATGCTGTCAGTCCATTACAGGAATCCAATCAATTACAGCGTTGAGTTGCTCGAAAAGACAAAGGCTGCCTTCGAGCGCTTGAAGACATCTTATCAAAACCTTAAGCACCGCCTTGGAG
The sequence above is drawn from the Mesobacillus boroniphilus genome and encodes:
- the ispF gene encoding 2-C-methyl-D-erythritol 2,4-cyclodiphosphate synthase, with amino-acid sequence MFRIGQGFDVHQLTEGRPLIIGGITIPYEKGLLGHSDADVLLHTVADACLGAIGEGDIGRHFPDTDPEFKDADSAKLLEHVWKIVKEKGYELVNIDCTIIAQQPKMAPHIGAMRERIAGLLEGTPDQVNVKATTTEKLGFPGRGEGIASQATVLLKQADK
- the gltX gene encoding glutamate--tRNA ligase, with product MSSDIRVRYAPSPTGHLHIGNARTALFNYLYARNRGGKFIIRIEDTDKKRNIEGGEQSQLKYLQWLGIDWDESVDVGGEYGPYRQSERNHIYEKYNQELLEKGHAYKCYCTEEELEAEREEQSARNETPHYSGRCRNLTAEQQEQFEKEGRQPSLRFKVPAGKILKFDDMVKGDVSFESDGMGDYVIVKKDGTPTYNYAVVIDDHLMKISHVLRGDDHISNTPKQLVIYEAFGWEPPVFGHMTLIVNESRKKLSKRDESIIQFIEQYEELGYLPEALFNFITLLGWSPSGEEEIYSKDEFIEIFDPARLSKSPALFDQQKLAWMNNQYMKKADLDRVVELALPHLVKAGKVSENRTEEEDAWVRGLISLYHDKMSFGAEIVEMSDLFFRDEVNYDEEAKEVLAGEQVPEVLNAFLAEIDKLEEFKADAIKAAVKAVQKGTGHKGQKLFMPIRAAATGQTHGPDLMLAMELIGKEKVKERVQKLLG
- the cysE gene encoding serine O-acetyltransferase, producing the protein MFKMMKEDIEVVFDQDPSARSSLEVVLTYAGLHAIWSHRLAHAFYKRKFYFIARAISQISRFFTGVEIHPGAKIGRRFFIDHGMGVVIGETCEIGDNVTVFQGVTLGGTGKEKGKRHPTVNDNALIATGAKVLGSITIGENSKVGAGSVVLKDVPPNSTVVGIPGKIVIQDGVRVKKDFNHRDLPDPVADRCKEIEMELVKLKRELDFVKLQEEMEVAKQGRGMENGN
- the cysS gene encoding cysteine--tRNA ligase; this translates as MGIKIYNTLTRNKEEFIPLEEGKVKMYVCGPTVYNYIHIGNARPAIVFDTVRRYLEFRGYDVRFISNFTDVDDKLIKAANELGVDVPTIAQRFIDAYFDDVHALGCKTADAHPRVTETMDLIIEFISALIEKDFAYESGGDVYYRTREFKGYGKLSHQSIEELKVGARIQVGEKKQDALDFVLWKSAKEGEISWDSPWGKGRPGWHIECSAMAREYLGDTIDIHAGGQDLAFPHHENEIAQSEALTGKTFARYWMHNGYINIDNEKMSKSLGNFVTVHDIIKQHDPQVLRFFMLSVHYRNPINYSVELLEKTKAAFERLKTSYQNLKHRLGASANLTDDNQEWLDKIAGLRDQFIKDMDDDFNTANGVSTLFELSKLSNLYLMEKNTSEEVINAFMNEFETLFGVLGLSLKDEELLDEEIEALIEKRTQARKDRNFQLADEIRDQLKEMNIIIEDTPQGIRWKRG